One part of the Prosthecobacter vanneervenii genome encodes these proteins:
- a CDS encoding SulP family inorganic anion transporter, producing MLSQLRAWSEQLRDYARQGRAVLRNVADGNTLDPFPLKEILKGYHKEFLKADFRSGLDGALLAIPQGMAFAVVAGLPLAYGITCSAVACVVGALLMSSRHSIYGPTNATAFMVSSYFASFPNLNQLASMPMLVFLVGALLIFGAYFRVAEMARFISRAVVVAYLTGAALQMFAHQLPVVLGQQLEEASGRPMARTLVSDVHDVLSHLGSIHWPSALICVLAIGSYYGLKRFGKRFPALTITLILMSLIAVAMNKAGLKVATYSDLSFTWRTLLPPFPDFTSGNASAQFSQLFGLALSLAFVAMMENSAMARTLASRSGHNVDPNQDMLSLGAANLACAYLSGMPASHSLTRSLAAYESGAVSPLSAIFSGLVCLVAALTIGPLVAYVPKAALGAMVICVAVALINKRQIYISLRATGSDAIVFLTTFFATLLVPLHVAIFTGVGISIILYLHKASQPSLVEYEFNADGHLAEAQQGGRQHPAISIVHVEGDLFFASADLFRTQIQRFCADPNLRIVILRLKNARHLDATCAMAIEELIRMLRADGRDLIVSGVAKDLYRVLKDAGMVEVIGKENLFLASPSNPNVSTRNALRRAQDILGIKDADVRIYYDSSKAPKP from the coding sequence TTGCTATCCCAACTACGAGCCTGGTCCGAGCAGCTGCGTGATTACGCACGCCAGGGACGTGCAGTGCTGAGAAACGTGGCCGATGGCAACACCTTGGACCCTTTTCCCCTCAAGGAGATACTGAAGGGCTACCACAAGGAATTCCTCAAGGCCGACTTCAGGAGTGGCCTGGACGGTGCGCTGCTGGCTATCCCGCAGGGCATGGCCTTTGCCGTGGTGGCGGGGCTGCCGCTGGCCTACGGCATCACCTGCTCGGCGGTGGCCTGCGTGGTGGGGGCGCTGCTGATGAGCTCGCGGCACTCCATCTACGGCCCCACCAACGCCACCGCGTTCATGGTGTCGTCCTACTTTGCCTCCTTTCCCAATCTAAACCAGCTGGCCTCCATGCCGATGCTGGTCTTCCTCGTGGGTGCGCTGCTGATCTTTGGCGCCTACTTCCGTGTGGCGGAAATGGCCCGCTTCATCAGCCGCGCTGTGGTGGTGGCCTACCTGACCGGTGCGGCTCTGCAAATGTTTGCGCATCAGCTGCCGGTGGTGCTGGGCCAGCAGCTTGAGGAGGCCTCCGGCAGGCCCATGGCACGCACCCTGGTGTCCGATGTGCACGATGTACTCTCCCACCTGGGCTCCATCCACTGGCCCAGTGCGCTCATCTGCGTGCTGGCCATCGGCAGCTACTACGGGCTCAAGCGCTTTGGCAAACGCTTCCCTGCGCTGACGATCACACTCATCCTCATGTCCCTGATTGCCGTGGCGATGAACAAGGCAGGGCTCAAGGTGGCCACGTATTCGGACCTCAGCTTCACCTGGCGCACACTGCTGCCCCCCTTCCCAGACTTCACCAGCGGCAATGCCTCGGCGCAGTTCAGCCAGCTCTTTGGCCTGGCGCTCTCGCTGGCCTTTGTGGCCATGATGGAAAACTCCGCCATGGCCCGCACACTGGCCAGCCGGTCCGGCCACAATGTGGATCCAAACCAGGACATGCTCAGCCTGGGCGCGGCCAATCTGGCCTGCGCCTACCTCAGCGGCATGCCTGCCTCTCATTCCCTCACCCGCTCCCTGGCAGCGTATGAAAGCGGAGCTGTGTCCCCGCTTTCCGCCATTTTCAGCGGACTGGTCTGTCTGGTGGCGGCGCTGACGATCGGCCCGCTGGTGGCGTATGTCCCCAAGGCTGCACTCGGTGCCATGGTCATCTGCGTGGCGGTGGCACTCATCAACAAACGTCAGATCTACATCTCCCTGCGCGCTACTGGCTCGGACGCCATCGTGTTTCTGACCACCTTCTTTGCCACCCTGCTGGTGCCGCTGCATGTGGCCATCTTCACCGGTGTGGGCATCTCCATCATCCTCTACCTGCACAAGGCCAGCCAGCCCTCCCTGGTGGAGTATGAGTTCAATGCAGACGGCCACCTGGCCGAGGCACAGCAGGGCGGACGCCAGCACCCGGCCATCTCCATCGTGCATGTGGAGGGCGATCTGTTTTTTGCCTCCGCCGACCTTTTCCGGACGCAGATCCAGCGCTTCTGCGCAGATCCCAACCTGCGCATCGTCATTCTGCGCCTCAAAAACGCCCGCCATCTGGATGCCACCTGCGCCATGGCCATTGAAGAACTCATCCGCATGCTGCGCGCTGACGGACGCGATCTCATCGTCAGCGGCGTGGCCAAGGATCTTTACCGAGTGCTCAAAGATGCCGGCATGGTGGAGGTGATCGGCAAAGAAAACCTCTTCCTGGCCAGTCCGTCCAATCCCAACGTCTCCACCCGCAATGCCCTGCGCCGCGCGCAGGATATTCTGGGCATCAAGGACGCCGACGTGCGTATCTACTACGACTCATCGAAAGCTCCCAAACCTTAG
- a CDS encoding Smr/MutS family protein, protein MSLDADEPIPEVVEHPIGPELDLHTFRPQDISSLLPEYFSECRRLGILQVRIIHGKGTGTLRVGVHQLLEKLPEVQQFIWPAEEASGSWGATWVVLHSL, encoded by the coding sequence ATGTCCTTAGATGCTGATGAGCCGATCCCCGAGGTGGTGGAGCATCCCATCGGTCCGGAGCTGGATCTGCACACCTTCCGGCCGCAGGACATTAGCAGTTTGCTGCCGGAATATTTTTCTGAATGCCGCAGGCTGGGCATCCTACAGGTACGCATTATCCACGGCAAAGGCACCGGCACCTTGCGGGTAGGGGTGCACCAGCTGTTGGAGAAACTGCCTGAGGTACAGCAGTTTATCTGGCCTGCGGAAGAGGCCAGCGGCTCCTGGGGTGCGACGTGGGTGGTTTTGCATTCACTCTGA
- a CDS encoding S1C family serine protease: protein MRVIFGLTFVLISRSLIPAAEDLEQKLKRDDAPLPNAGAVVLSYRSAVSAIHDSVVTVWVKQWKTKTAWRVDAYDMTPDAFEEKNEMGPESGTGIVLTPEGLVMTNHHVVYGAQEIWLRARGSQMDVPAEIVGMDRATDVALLRARSGAWKPATLTNSDQVQPGDVVLSVGSPFGLEQTVTLGIVSATGRSEISGLASRLQDFIQTDAAINPGNSGGPLVDGLGRVFGMNTARFGRAEGIGLSIPINLAVKVADDLLKDGSVRRGMLGVRFVDTDADVVRELKLNTAVKGAVVVHVEAGQPADKAGLLPGDVITAVNGQAVTSRARFLMRMTTMKAGDVVKLSYYRASELHEAEATLMDAPSRALPPTLEGELLPGLKVALVDERLRNKLLLRENFHALQVLEDYKTSEGVLKLSAGDMILSVNKQTPSPYVGETAEKIMQRMMPKKSAVLLQVLRKSGGEVEIGLVVPAAAKK, encoded by the coding sequence ATGCGCGTTATTTTTGGCCTGACCTTTGTTCTTATAAGTCGAAGCCTCATTCCGGCTGCGGAGGATCTGGAGCAAAAGCTAAAGCGTGATGATGCTCCGCTGCCAAACGCCGGAGCTGTTGTTTTGAGTTATCGTAGTGCGGTCTCAGCGATCCATGACAGCGTGGTCACGGTCTGGGTCAAGCAGTGGAAGACCAAGACGGCATGGCGGGTGGATGCGTATGACATGACGCCGGACGCATTCGAGGAAAAAAACGAGATGGGTCCGGAGTCTGGCACCGGGATTGTGCTGACTCCTGAAGGGCTGGTGATGACCAACCATCATGTGGTTTATGGAGCCCAGGAGATATGGCTCAGGGCGCGTGGCAGCCAGATGGATGTGCCTGCGGAGATAGTCGGGATGGACAGGGCCACGGATGTGGCGCTGCTGCGTGCCAGGAGCGGTGCCTGGAAGCCGGCTACGCTGACCAACAGTGACCAAGTCCAACCGGGAGACGTGGTGCTGTCGGTGGGAAGCCCATTCGGCCTGGAGCAAACAGTGACGCTGGGCATCGTGAGCGCCACCGGCCGCTCCGAGATCAGCGGGCTGGCCAGCAGACTGCAGGACTTCATTCAAACAGATGCCGCAATCAATCCCGGCAACTCCGGAGGCCCGCTGGTGGACGGACTCGGGCGGGTCTTTGGCATGAACACGGCGCGCTTTGGAAGGGCAGAGGGCATCGGGCTGTCGATTCCGATCAATCTCGCTGTCAAAGTGGCGGATGATCTGCTGAAAGACGGCAGTGTTCGGCGCGGAATGCTGGGGGTGCGGTTTGTGGACACGGATGCAGACGTGGTCAGAGAATTGAAGCTGAACACAGCCGTGAAAGGCGCCGTGGTGGTGCACGTCGAGGCCGGTCAGCCTGCGGACAAGGCGGGGCTGCTCCCCGGAGATGTGATCACTGCGGTGAATGGCCAGGCAGTGACCAGCCGGGCGCGGTTTCTCATGCGTATGACCACGATGAAAGCTGGTGACGTCGTAAAGCTCTCCTACTACCGGGCATCAGAACTGCATGAGGCTGAAGCCACCCTGATGGATGCTCCGTCCCGCGCTCTGCCGCCGACTTTGGAAGGGGAGCTGCTTCCCGGGCTGAAAGTGGCGCTGGTGGACGAAAGGCTGCGCAACAAGCTTCTCTTGCGCGAAAATTTTCACGCCCTGCAAGTGCTGGAGGATTACAAAACGAGTGAAGGCGTCCTCAAGTTGTCCGCAGGAGACATGATTCTCAGCGTCAACAAGCAGACTCCAAGCCCCTATGTAGGAGAGACGGCGGAAAAAATTATGCAGCGCATGATGCCTAAAAAATCCGCCGTGCTGCTGCAGGTCCTGCGAAAAAGCGGCGGAGAGGTTGAGATCGGGCTGGTGGTGCCTGCGGCCGCTAAAAAGTAA
- a CDS encoding WD40 repeat domain-containing protein, translating to MDDQPELDPTKNTMAWTEGAFGCFRIQDGGRMWKLPMRDGESISGAAFTTDDKKVVVLSTWHEQMSLRLLDAATGALLQQHDFPGRSKSLSFDAGRLMMRGGELWMIHRENDGRALLKISLSTLKPMRVDCPPLEQMEGHVTLSADMRRMVSHTEFGLTCLELRGGKWDVVYEDFDFRSSPQSEIGNLRDVEFTPDGQKLVMFTVNSARILDFTSKKTHSIKLDENAGGTLSPDGSHLLVEHEHGLRIVSIRETDATQPGRLQQNVWRPHQLRFTGDGKTLLAVDTEGIWAWDVATRRPRAWLKSFDHHFYDERTFRTLSLTANDTEILSDEYGDVLKWKLPSSAEPPGDKVQVIDPQLAFGGVRLGWNGGVRTEVFANQSASWILTTNGEQPAGIRKEFGPGSTRSISQRFPAVAPQLWFFAPDDTFVMFSESNYRWSRLNLPQGTLEELPSTPGVPDAARSGRLVQPQPVAVLPKRQFVVRQANDRLCVTSLDGKTQLPWFETPLRWSGVINMRAGVSQDEKRCATVMTDVVRRHQHLFVWEIETGKLLGLALLPTDDATCVALSPDGSLLACGHENTAISIWDVAKLTVPAPSPQPAKASLEPAKSAAAPAPPPAPQGPPPVRESDSRREHMFGSGVWTFFGNGTVSKKETFPEAGRLRINGKEFEMQRQRLAHPGILTRLFHAQRDFWAETMRSRNDPKFIPLPANKHPEIAAGLIHYAEGSLDDVWISRQTGSPVGRFHQFLTFTDTLTNLSARDKQVEIEFEVRFPAQTQQLVDSSLQPVKINADGNLQVNPEAIWLAALPAPGTLPNVPIFWFRTSSGGQTCRLQWKPDTHTLIVHHSALLPPGDPRYLAHGVRLEPLPEGVAPDHFKTPFPQDFGEQVVFSAVSRGINYGLPPMEQHQFLNLRSASSLREGFGKNADGSLYNPTGIACAHALWLDGAPLSGSDMGVFLHVEDRGVTQTPRGTYMFYGSSMDEKVTVSRRPAFSQEQHMSLIRDIFINQEAEPRTAKVAYVSSFSEPIKALYDASGRPVEANATPRAARELGGALIVEFDGPKRPATLLAFYQEGAAAEPKVSWPNPKFLKLEYEVTLPPRQMAEFCHGATEMPLASFDTVTQAFADCLPFQHKAPEKSPVVYLNVR from the coding sequence ATGGACGACCAGCCGGAGCTGGATCCCACGAAAAACACGATGGCCTGGACGGAGGGGGCGTTTGGCTGCTTTCGCATTCAGGATGGCGGTCGGATGTGGAAGCTGCCCATGAGGGACGGCGAAAGCATCAGCGGCGCCGCGTTTACTACCGATGATAAAAAAGTGGTCGTGCTAAGCACGTGGCATGAGCAAATGAGCCTGCGTCTGCTGGATGCCGCGACTGGAGCCCTGCTGCAGCAGCATGATTTCCCAGGCAGGTCGAAATCCCTGTCATTCGATGCCGGAAGGCTGATGATGAGGGGCGGTGAGCTCTGGATGATCCATCGTGAAAATGACGGGCGTGCGCTGCTGAAGATCTCTCTGTCTACTTTGAAGCCCATGCGGGTTGATTGTCCGCCGCTGGAGCAGATGGAGGGGCATGTCACGCTTTCTGCGGACATGCGGCGAATGGTGTCCCACACGGAGTTTGGCCTTACCTGCCTCGAGTTGCGCGGTGGGAAATGGGATGTGGTGTATGAGGATTTCGACTTCCGCTCTTCTCCGCAGTCTGAGATCGGAAATTTGCGCGATGTTGAGTTCACCCCGGACGGCCAGAAGCTCGTCATGTTCACCGTGAATTCCGCCCGCATTTTGGATTTCACGAGCAAAAAGACGCACAGCATCAAGCTGGATGAAAATGCCGGAGGCACTCTTTCTCCGGACGGCAGTCATTTGCTGGTGGAGCATGAGCACGGCCTTAGAATCGTGAGCATTCGGGAAACAGATGCCACCCAGCCTGGAAGGCTGCAGCAGAATGTCTGGCGGCCCCATCAGCTGCGCTTTACTGGAGATGGAAAGACCCTTCTGGCCGTGGATACTGAAGGCATTTGGGCATGGGATGTGGCCACGCGCAGGCCGCGCGCATGGCTGAAGAGTTTTGACCACCACTTTTACGACGAAAGAACTTTCCGTACCCTCTCGCTGACGGCCAATGACACTGAGATCCTGTCAGATGAATATGGCGATGTCCTGAAATGGAAGCTGCCATCCTCTGCGGAACCACCAGGAGATAAAGTCCAGGTAATTGACCCGCAGCTGGCTTTTGGAGGGGTGCGACTTGGCTGGAACGGCGGTGTACGCACAGAAGTCTTCGCCAATCAGAGCGCATCCTGGATTCTGACCACCAACGGGGAACAACCAGCTGGTATTCGCAAGGAATTTGGGCCCGGCAGCACGCGTTCCATTTCCCAGCGCTTTCCTGCAGTGGCACCACAGCTTTGGTTCTTCGCACCAGATGACACGTTTGTGATGTTTTCTGAATCTAATTATAGATGGAGCCGCCTGAATCTGCCACAAGGCACCCTAGAAGAACTGCCCAGTACGCCTGGAGTTCCTGATGCTGCCAGGTCTGGACGGCTTGTGCAGCCTCAGCCAGTGGCGGTGCTGCCAAAAAGACAGTTTGTCGTCCGTCAGGCCAACGATCGTCTCTGTGTGACCAGTTTGGACGGGAAAACCCAGTTGCCTTGGTTTGAAACCCCGCTCCGATGGTCTGGTGTGATCAATATGCGTGCTGGAGTCAGTCAGGATGAAAAACGCTGTGCCACCGTGATGACGGATGTCGTGCGCCGCCACCAGCATCTTTTTGTATGGGAAATCGAAACGGGGAAACTTCTCGGTCTGGCACTTCTGCCCACCGATGACGCCACCTGCGTGGCCCTTTCTCCCGACGGCAGCCTGCTGGCGTGCGGTCATGAAAACACGGCCATCTCCATCTGGGATGTGGCCAAGCTGACCGTGCCTGCACCTTCGCCCCAGCCTGCCAAGGCTTCTTTGGAGCCTGCAAAGTCGGCCGCTGCTCCCGCGCCGCCACCCGCTCCCCAGGGGCCACCGCCGGTGAGAGAAAGCGACAGCCGCCGTGAACACATGTTTGGAAGCGGCGTCTGGACTTTCTTTGGGAATGGTACCGTCAGCAAAAAAGAAACGTTTCCAGAGGCGGGACGTCTGCGGATCAATGGCAAGGAGTTTGAGATGCAGAGGCAGCGTCTCGCCCATCCTGGGATTCTGACGCGGCTCTTTCATGCTCAGCGGGATTTCTGGGCGGAAACCATGCGCAGCCGGAACGATCCGAAATTTATCCCACTGCCCGCCAACAAGCATCCGGAGATCGCCGCAGGTCTGATTCATTACGCCGAGGGATCTCTGGATGATGTATGGATCTCCCGGCAGACAGGCAGTCCAGTAGGCAGGTTTCACCAATTTTTAACGTTCACAGACACGCTGACCAATCTTTCGGCGCGGGACAAGCAGGTGGAGATCGAGTTTGAAGTGCGTTTTCCTGCACAGACTCAGCAGCTTGTCGATTCGAGTCTTCAACCTGTGAAGATCAATGCCGACGGGAACCTGCAGGTCAATCCTGAGGCCATCTGGCTGGCTGCACTACCAGCCCCCGGTACTTTGCCCAATGTGCCCATCTTCTGGTTCCGCACTTCCTCTGGCGGGCAGACCTGCCGGCTGCAGTGGAAGCCCGATACCCATACCCTGATTGTGCACCACTCAGCACTGCTGCCCCCGGGAGATCCGCGGTATCTTGCGCATGGAGTGCGATTAGAGCCGCTTCCAGAAGGTGTGGCTCCTGACCACTTCAAGACGCCGTTTCCACAAGATTTTGGCGAGCAGGTGGTCTTTTCGGCAGTGTCCCGGGGCATCAATTATGGCCTGCCACCTATGGAACAGCACCAGTTTCTGAACCTGCGAAGTGCCAGCAGTCTGAGAGAAGGATTTGGCAAGAATGCCGACGGCAGTCTTTACAACCCTACGGGAATTGCCTGCGCACACGCACTCTGGCTGGATGGAGCTCCGCTGTCTGGCAGCGACATGGGGGTGTTTCTGCACGTAGAGGATCGTGGTGTGACTCAGACTCCACGAGGAACCTACATGTTCTACGGCTCTTCGATGGATGAGAAGGTGACGGTATCCAGGCGGCCCGCTTTTTCCCAGGAGCAGCACATGTCGCTCATCCGGGACATCTTCATCAACCAAGAGGCGGAGCCTAGAACCGCCAAGGTGGCGTATGTCAGCAGCTTTTCAGAGCCCATCAAGGCGCTGTACGACGCCAGTGGGCGGCCGGTGGAAGCCAATGCGACTCCAAGAGCTGCCCGTGAACTGGGCGGGGCGCTGATCGTGGAATTTGACGGGCCCAAACGGCCGGCCACCTTGCTGGCTTTTTATCAGGAGGGCGCTGCCGCCGAGCCCAAGGTCTCCTGGCCTAACCCCAAATTCCTCAAGCTCGAGTATGAGGTGACGCTGCCACCGAGACAGATGGCCGAATTCTGCCACGGAGCCACTGAAATGCCGCTGGCCAGCTTTGACACCGTCACACAGGCATTTGCGGACTGTCTGCCTTTTCAACACAAGGCCCCTGAGAAGTCCCCCGTCGTTTATTTGAACGTCCGGTGA
- the tig gene encoding trigger factor — translation MNINVEHQPNCRAVAHVRVPAEQVGKERDEIISYYASMVRIPGYRPGKTPKSIVAKRYENEVKDELEKQLISAGLRQAVKSEGLELLNVLAVNDKMYHDTDKSFSFTIEMTLAPKFELPEYTGIPVKLPRIEVTDADVDHDILHLREHHTTYEDVERAAAIGDVVVLSVTGSLDGQPLGEAMPDAPDHLKEMKENWFLLGEEDDFLPGFYAGLVGIAKDEERTINVTIADDFRFEGLRGKTIALTAKCHGVKDKVVPELTDELIKKVGGDEMTAETLREEVRAAIRRRREQARDAAKSNQVIAHLTEKVEFELPQEVVNREAQRRTNEIAQRAMQQGIGEEELVKQQDDILNSATNQARQNVKVSFILEQVAKKEALEVPGQKIAMALARIAEHQKMPAKKFMAEAQKNGLIDNVRSDLLLQEALEFIKDKAVVEETDPEPEHCDTHSK, via the coding sequence ATGAACATCAACGTCGAACATCAGCCCAACTGCCGCGCCGTCGCCCACGTCCGCGTTCCTGCCGAACAAGTCGGCAAAGAGCGTGACGAAATCATCTCCTACTACGCCAGCATGGTGCGCATCCCCGGCTATCGCCCCGGCAAGACGCCGAAGAGCATCGTGGCCAAGCGCTATGAAAACGAAGTGAAGGACGAACTGGAAAAGCAGCTCATCAGCGCCGGCCTGCGCCAGGCCGTGAAGAGCGAAGGACTCGAACTCCTCAACGTCCTGGCTGTGAACGACAAGATGTACCACGACACGGACAAGAGCTTCAGCTTCACCATCGAGATGACGCTGGCTCCCAAGTTTGAGCTGCCTGAGTACACCGGCATCCCGGTGAAGCTGCCGCGCATCGAAGTGACGGACGCCGATGTGGACCACGACATCCTGCACCTGCGCGAGCACCACACCACCTATGAAGACGTGGAGCGTGCCGCCGCCATCGGCGATGTCGTCGTGCTCAGCGTCACCGGCAGCCTGGACGGCCAGCCGCTCGGCGAGGCCATGCCGGACGCCCCCGACCACCTCAAGGAGATGAAGGAAAACTGGTTCCTCCTGGGTGAAGAAGACGATTTCCTCCCCGGCTTCTACGCAGGCCTCGTTGGCATCGCCAAGGACGAAGAGCGCACGATCAATGTCACCATTGCAGATGACTTCCGCTTTGAAGGTCTGCGCGGCAAGACCATCGCCCTGACTGCCAAGTGCCACGGCGTGAAGGACAAGGTGGTGCCCGAGCTCACCGACGAACTGATCAAGAAGGTGGGCGGTGATGAAATGACCGCTGAAACCCTGCGCGAGGAAGTGCGCGCCGCCATCCGCCGCCGCCGCGAGCAGGCACGCGATGCCGCCAAGTCCAACCAGGTGATCGCTCATCTGACCGAGAAGGTGGAATTTGAGCTGCCGCAGGAAGTCGTGAACCGCGAAGCCCAGCGCCGCACCAACGAAATCGCCCAGCGCGCCATGCAGCAGGGCATCGGCGAAGAAGAGCTGGTGAAGCAGCAGGACGACATCCTGAACAGCGCCACCAACCAGGCCCGCCAGAATGTGAAGGTCAGCTTCATCCTCGAGCAGGTGGCCAAGAAGGAAGCTCTCGAAGTGCCCGGCCAGAAGATCGCCATGGCGCTGGCCCGCATCGCCGAGCACCAGAAGATGCCTGCCAAGAAGTTCATGGCCGAGGCTCAGAAGAACGGACTCATCGACAACGTGCGCAGCGACCTCCTCCTGCAGGAAGCCCTGGAGTTCATCAAGGACAAGGCCGTCGTCGAAGAAACCGACCCCGAGCCGGAACACTGCGACACGCACAGCAAGTAA
- the pelA gene encoding pectate lyase: protein MITRSLFLPLVLATAVLADEKPFTMLTDDLLAQLPEAQRTQWTSYIAKSRDAAANEHRILADECQKAGMEKSTPAPGNRKEFEFSNDTPAEWFGSAENQKLAEIVISYQTPTGGWSKAVDYTQGPRQPGTHWTAQNGDAWHYCGTFDNRTTTEQLKFLAGVFTATKREDVKAALMKGLEYVFVAQYPNGGWPQNYPVESGYHEAITLNDDAMMHALELLLAVTKGEKLFSFADDALKQRAQAAFDKGISNIAAMQVKIDGTPTVWCAQHHPLTLAPVKARAKEPPSLSGGESANLVKFLMRYGPTTPEIIAVIDSATKWFEAHKLTGLRKIKTAEGKTDYIEDPTCTDVIWARFYDLQTGKPIFAGAEDGIIYPTFQEMAAKNKVGYDFFSTRPKDLLEKEAARWKKRLEKAE from the coding sequence ATGATCACACGCTCGCTGTTCCTCCCGCTTGTGCTTGCCACCGCCGTCCTGGCTGATGAGAAACCTTTCACGATGCTCACGGACGATCTCCTGGCGCAGCTCCCAGAAGCACAGCGCACTCAATGGACCTCCTACATCGCGAAATCCCGTGATGCCGCCGCCAACGAGCACCGCATTCTTGCCGATGAGTGCCAGAAGGCCGGGATGGAAAAATCCACACCCGCACCCGGCAACCGCAAGGAGTTTGAATTCAGCAACGACACGCCTGCCGAGTGGTTTGGCAGCGCCGAAAACCAAAAGCTCGCGGAGATCGTCATCAGCTACCAGACACCCACGGGCGGCTGGTCAAAGGCCGTCGATTACACCCAGGGTCCGCGCCAGCCCGGCACGCACTGGACCGCCCAGAACGGCGACGCCTGGCACTACTGCGGCACTTTTGACAACCGCACCACCACCGAGCAGCTCAAGTTCCTGGCAGGCGTCTTCACCGCCACCAAGCGTGAGGATGTGAAAGCTGCGCTGATGAAGGGGCTCGAATACGTCTTCGTGGCTCAATACCCCAACGGCGGCTGGCCGCAGAACTACCCCGTGGAGAGCGGCTACCATGAGGCCATCACACTGAATGACGATGCCATGATGCACGCGCTCGAATTGTTGCTCGCGGTCACCAAAGGCGAGAAACTCTTCAGCTTCGCCGATGATGCGCTCAAGCAGCGTGCGCAGGCTGCCTTTGACAAAGGCATCTCCAACATCGCCGCCATGCAGGTGAAGATAGATGGCACCCCCACCGTCTGGTGTGCGCAGCATCACCCGCTCACGCTCGCACCGGTGAAAGCGCGCGCCAAGGAGCCGCCCTCGCTTAGCGGTGGTGAATCAGCCAACCTGGTGAAGTTCCTCATGCGCTACGGCCCCACCACACCGGAAATCATCGCCGTGATCGACTCCGCCACGAAGTGGTTTGAAGCGCATAAGCTCACCGGTCTGCGCAAAATCAAGACAGCAGAGGGCAAGACCGACTACATCGAAGACCCCACCTGCACCGATGTGATCTGGGCGCGCTTTTACGATCTGCAGACCGGCAAGCCCATCTTTGCCGGCGCCGAGGACGGCATCATTTATCCAACCTTCCAAGAGATGGCTGCGAAGAACAAAGTCGGCTACGACTTCTTCAGCACTCGCCCGAAGGATCTGCTCGAGAAGGAGGCCGCACGCTGGAAAAAGCGTCTCGAAAAGGCCGAATAA